One Aerosakkonema funiforme FACHB-1375 genomic region harbors:
- a CDS encoding IscS subfamily cysteine desulfurase: protein MSPRPIYLDNHATTPLDESVLAAMLPYFTEHFGNPASNSHVYGWEAESAVKQARQILADAINATPEEIVFTSGATEANNLAVKGIAEAYFQKGRHLITVQTEHNAVLDPCQYLESLGFEVTYLPVQKDGLIDLTELEKAFRPDTILVSVMAANNEIGVLQPIAEIGAMCRDRQILFHTDAAQAIGKVPLDVEAMKIDLMSLTAHKIYGPKGIGALYVRRRNPRVKLAPQQHGGGHERGMRSGTLYVPQIAGFAKAVELAIAEMPSETERLTALRQRLWENLTPLGVIFLNGHPTKRLPGNLNISVEGVDGSALSLGLQPIVAVSSGSACTSAKTAPSHVLTALGRSPELAYASIRFGIGRFNTADDIDKVVNHAIATIRSLRKQASLVG, encoded by the coding sequence ATGTCTCCCAGACCCATTTATCTCGATAACCACGCTACCACACCCCTCGACGAAAGCGTGTTAGCCGCGATGCTTCCGTACTTCACGGAACACTTCGGCAATCCCGCCAGTAACAGCCACGTTTATGGCTGGGAAGCCGAATCTGCTGTTAAGCAAGCAAGGCAAATTTTAGCAGATGCAATTAACGCCACACCAGAGGAAATTGTATTTACCAGCGGTGCTACAGAAGCGAATAATTTAGCGGTCAAAGGTATCGCCGAAGCTTATTTCCAAAAAGGGCGTCATCTCATCACTGTGCAAACAGAACACAATGCCGTTCTCGACCCTTGCCAGTATTTAGAATCCCTCGGATTTGAAGTGACATACTTGCCAGTACAAAAAGATGGATTAATAGATTTAACAGAATTGGAAAAAGCTTTCCGTCCGGATACAATATTAGTTTCAGTGATGGCTGCTAATAACGAAATTGGTGTATTGCAACCCATAGCAGAAATTGGCGCAATGTGTCGCGATCGCCAAATCCTTTTCCATACAGATGCCGCCCAAGCTATTGGCAAAGTTCCTCTCGATGTCGAGGCGATGAAAATTGATTTGATGTCTCTGACAGCCCATAAAATTTATGGCCCGAAAGGTATCGGCGCACTCTACGTCAGACGCCGCAATCCTAGAGTAAAGTTAGCACCGCAACAACATGGGGGCGGACACGAACGGGGAATGCGTTCGGGTACATTATACGTGCCTCAAATTGCTGGATTTGCGAAAGCTGTAGAATTGGCGATCGCGGAAATGCCTTCGGAAACAGAACGCCTCACCGCTTTGCGTCAGCGTCTGTGGGAAAATTTGACACCCTTGGGTGTCATTTTTCTGAACGGACATCCCACAAAGCGATTACCGGGAAACTTGAATATCAGTGTAGAAGGGGTGGACGGATCGGCGCTATCATTGGGCTTGCAACCGATAGTCGCGGTATCTTCCGGGTCGGCTTGCACTTCTGCTAAAACTGCTCCCTCCCATGTTCTCACGGCTTTGGGACGATCGCCAGAACTCGCATATGCTTCAATTCGATTTGGCATTGGTAGATTTAATACGGCAGATGATATAGATAAAGTAGTGAATCATGCGATCGCTACCATTCGCAGTCTTCGCAAACAAGCTTCCCTTGTCGGCTAA
- a CDS encoding WD40 repeat domain-containing protein: MPLLPRFAGSIGLRKLQNHLRASIPLLVLAVVGTQIYGRTVAQEFYPKQGTLVAQNTSSTNFTLAKTLAEHTGGVGAIAISPEGQTIASGSSDKTIKLWNLDNGELKSTLIGHKAPVLSVAFSPDGQTLVSGSSDKTIKIWNLRTGRLRRSLYGHFGGIYSVAIDSQSRTLVSGSGDGTIKIWNLRTGQLERTLSPRSGMILSVAISPDGETLATGNQDLTIKLWNLRTGNLLRSFSGHSYYAVWSVAFTPDGKTLVSGSEDSTIKVWDVASGEILRDITNRSPVLSVAIGPDGKTIASGDKSNQVKLWNLNTGDLLQTLSGHADGVRSVAFSPDGKTLISGASGAGDKTIKIWQLP, from the coding sequence ATGCCTCTTCTTCCCAGATTTGCAGGATCGATCGGCTTGAGAAAGCTTCAAAATCATCTGCGTGCTAGTATTCCCCTGCTGGTGTTGGCAGTAGTCGGAACTCAAATTTATGGGCGGACAGTAGCGCAGGAATTTTACCCCAAACAGGGGACTCTGGTGGCGCAAAATACTTCCTCAACAAATTTTACCTTAGCCAAAACCTTGGCTGAGCATACAGGGGGAGTGGGAGCGATCGCCATTAGTCCGGAGGGTCAAACTATTGCTAGTGGCAGTAGCGACAAGACGATCAAACTTTGGAATTTGGATAACGGTGAACTCAAAAGCACTTTAATCGGACATAAAGCTCCTGTTTTATCAGTTGCTTTCAGTCCTGACGGTCAAACTCTGGTGAGTGGCAGTAGCGACAAAACAATTAAAATTTGGAATCTTCGTACAGGCAGATTGCGGCGCAGTCTTTACGGACATTTTGGGGGAATTTATTCTGTAGCGATCGACTCTCAAAGTAGAACCTTGGTGAGTGGCAGTGGAGATGGTACAATCAAAATTTGGAATCTCAGAACCGGACAATTAGAGCGCACTCTATCGCCGCGATCGGGCATGATTTTATCTGTTGCCATTAGTCCTGATGGGGAAACTCTCGCTACCGGCAATCAAGACTTAACTATTAAACTTTGGAATCTTCGCACTGGCAACCTGTTGCGTAGTTTCTCCGGACATAGTTATTATGCCGTTTGGTCGGTTGCTTTTACTCCGGATGGCAAAACTTTAGTTAGCGGTTCTGAGGATAGCACTATAAAAGTTTGGGATGTAGCAAGTGGAGAAATTCTGCGCGATATTACCAATAGAAGCCCGGTTTTGTCTGTGGCGATCGGCCCTGATGGTAAGACAATTGCCAGTGGAGATAAATCCAATCAGGTGAAACTTTGGAATCTCAACACTGGCGATTTGTTGCAAACCCTTTCCGGTCATGCAGATGGAGTGCGATCGGTCGCTTTCAGTCCGGATGGAAAAACGCTAATTAGCGGTGCTAGTGGTGCTGGAGATAAGACAATCAAAATTTGGCAATTACCGTAA
- a CDS encoding FAD-binding domain-containing protein, protein MRREFSSRDELLAYLREQFPAAAARDNCISETAGGRKAAEKVLQKVDPPRYAKSRNFLNGAVTRLSPYLRYGVLTLAEVRDFVLNKVKNRDEATKLINELGWRDYWQRLYAQLGDEIWKDRESYKTGYSGEEYANSIPDDIAAGTTGLVCIDSFSRDLGEIGYLHNHARMWMAAYIVHWRRVRWQVGAKWFLEHLLDGDPASNNLSWQWVASTFSHKPYFFNRENLERYTEGVYCRQCPFYGHCDFEGSYEELEKRLFPKAQPFENRSGSQSWQRGKKGGRG, encoded by the coding sequence ATGCGACGCGAATTTAGCAGCCGCGATGAATTGCTTGCCTACCTACGAGAGCAATTTCCCGCAGCAGCAGCACGGGATAACTGCATCAGCGAGACAGCAGGCGGACGCAAAGCCGCCGAGAAAGTGCTGCAAAAAGTAGACCCCCCACGTTATGCCAAATCCCGCAATTTTCTCAACGGCGCGGTAACGCGCCTATCTCCCTACCTTCGCTACGGCGTTCTCACTTTAGCAGAAGTGCGCGATTTCGTGTTAAATAAAGTCAAAAATCGAGACGAAGCCACCAAATTGATTAACGAACTAGGCTGGCGCGATTATTGGCAACGGTTGTACGCTCAATTAGGGGATGAAATCTGGAAAGACCGCGAATCATACAAAACCGGCTACTCTGGCGAAGAGTACGCCAACTCCATACCTGATGACATCGCCGCCGGAACTACAGGTTTAGTTTGCATAGATAGTTTCAGCCGCGACTTGGGGGAAATTGGCTACTTACACAATCACGCACGGATGTGGATGGCAGCTTACATAGTGCATTGGCGGCGCGTTCGTTGGCAAGTTGGTGCAAAATGGTTTCTGGAACATTTGCTAGATGGCGACCCTGCCAGCAATAATCTTTCTTGGCAGTGGGTAGCCAGCACTTTTAGCCACAAGCCTTACTTTTTCAACCGCGAGAATTTGGAACGTTACACAGAAGGAGTTTATTGTCGCCAATGTCCTTTTTACGGTCATTGCGATTTTGAAGGTAGTTACGAAGAACTGGAAAAGCGCTTGTTCCCAAAAGCCCAACCGTTTGAAAATCGCAGCGGTAGTCAAAGTTGGCAGCGAGGGAAAAAAGGGGGTCGGGGTTAG
- a CDS encoding MvdC/MvdD family ATP grasp protein — MNILILGNAEDAHALHLNNVLTKMGVSVDYLDTRLFPTQVKITFQPQTEAGWLLLPNGRELAFADIKSVFWRTFSGVNVPNLQNSYHQTVAVNDSMSVLRSLMQACPAKWVNSWSAYEFHKEKPLQLRKAKQIGVTIPATTIANDPKRLVEFAQAYEKVIFKPVYGGSHTQFLTEEHLEPKRMSLALNISPVTLQEYIPGTNIRSYVIGEDVYAAEIRSDSLDFREDSKAELIPVELPEAIENQCLAIRKAFMLEWTGIDWRLKPTGEYVFLEANFSPMFLHFERITGFPITQSLVKILTN; from the coding sequence ATGAACATTCTGATTCTGGGTAATGCTGAAGATGCTCATGCTTTACATTTAAATAATGTACTGACGAAAATGGGGGTGAGTGTCGATTATTTAGATACTCGGTTGTTTCCCACACAAGTAAAAATAACTTTTCAACCTCAAACTGAAGCGGGATGGTTGCTGCTTCCCAATGGAAGAGAATTGGCTTTTGCAGATATCAAAAGCGTATTTTGGCGTACTTTTTCTGGAGTTAATGTTCCGAATTTACAAAATTCTTATCATCAAACTGTGGCGGTAAACGATTCTATGAGCGTTTTGCGATCGCTCATGCAAGCTTGTCCCGCCAAATGGGTGAATTCTTGGTCGGCATATGAGTTTCACAAAGAGAAACCGTTGCAGCTGCGTAAGGCAAAACAAATTGGCGTCACCATTCCCGCTACGACGATCGCAAACGATCCGAAAAGATTGGTGGAATTCGCGCAAGCTTACGAAAAAGTTATTTTCAAGCCAGTTTATGGAGGTTCGCACACGCAATTTTTGACAGAAGAACATCTAGAACCTAAAAGAATGAGTTTAGCTCTAAATATTTCTCCTGTGACTTTACAAGAATATATCCCTGGCACAAATATTCGCAGTTATGTCATTGGTGAGGACGTTTATGCAGCGGAAATCAGGAGCGATAGCTTAGACTTTCGGGAAGATTCAAAAGCAGAATTAATTCCTGTTGAATTGCCGGAAGCGATCGAAAATCAGTGTTTGGCTATTAGGAAAGCATTTATGTTAGAATGGACAGGTATTGATTGGCGATTGAAGCCTACAGGTGAATATGTTTTCTTAGAAGCTAATTTTAGCCCTATGTTTCTTCATTTTGAGCGAATAACAGGTTTTCCTATCACTCAGAGTTTAGTCAAAATTTTGACAAATTAA
- a CDS encoding PAS domain-containing sensor histidine kinase has protein sequence MTYKALKKQETEYHKIRLPYEEMFEQLMDAPAAIAILDSQMRYVKVSKRWLKDYQLKDGNIIGQSHYQVYGGDPEHWEEIYQRCETGIVHTWEEELPQEKSDIRYKIKWEAQPWYVKSYSDFQDNYGKNPLKKGDFGGLILFAEKIVIAENKNNNYHKNADFFPSKEEEVEALIANIYECRQSEIALRESQEHLKALITNTPIILYAIDKNGIFILSEGKGLEAIGKKPGEVVGQSVFDLYVDRPDILEQINHVLAGAEGSWITDFGSVIFENKATPLRDINGQKLGLIGTATDITCRVKAEVELTQQVQREKLLNRLTNQIRNSLDFNTVIETAVQEIQQFLLLDRCQFVWYLHETSEPYWDVEKEARHSELPDLRGRYKAHKIGALAEQLLRLEILQIDDVENVSEPEWKHLLSSLGFSSILAMPTRSLNGAIAVINCVRTEVARPWNKSEVELLSAVMNQLAIAINQAELYAEAKEKAEELERSLHKLKTTQAQLIHTEKISNLGQLVAGIAHEVNNPVAFICGNLHIGIRYTADLLKHLELYRTIYPNPPVEIEEHAAQIDLDFITEDLPKMLSSMVFGTDRIRDIMQSLRNFSRVEETYAKPVNIHEGLDSTLTILQHRLKKQCKRPAIKVIKEYGDLPLIECYSGQLNQVFMNILANAIDAFDEYNSTRKYADIERNPNMILIRTEMLDDFHVVIRIKDNGPGIPESVVSHLFDPFFTTKPTGKGTGLGLSISHQIVTEIHKGQIRCISAAGQGTEFAIEIPIEQQPTLHQCTAC, from the coding sequence ATGACTTATAAAGCGTTAAAAAAGCAGGAGACTGAATATCATAAGATCCGGCTGCCTTATGAAGAAATGTTTGAGCAGCTTATGGACGCACCAGCGGCAATTGCCATCCTCGACTCGCAGATGCGCTATGTCAAAGTCAGCAAACGCTGGTTAAAAGATTACCAACTTAAAGACGGAAATATTATTGGCCAATCTCACTATCAAGTTTATGGAGGAGACCCGGAACACTGGGAAGAAATTTATCAGCGTTGCGAGACAGGAATAGTCCATACATGGGAGGAAGAATTACCCCAGGAAAAATCAGACATCCGCTATAAAATCAAGTGGGAAGCTCAACCTTGGTATGTAAAAAGTTACTCCGATTTTCAGGATAATTACGGCAAAAACCCTTTAAAAAAAGGTGATTTTGGAGGGCTAATATTATTTGCAGAAAAAATTGTTATTGCGGAAAATAAAAATAATAATTATCACAAAAATGCCGATTTTTTCCCCAGTAAAGAGGAAGAAGTAGAAGCTTTAATAGCTAATATTTACGAGTGCAGGCAAAGCGAAATAGCCCTGAGAGAAAGTCAAGAACATTTAAAAGCACTAATAACAAATACTCCTATAATTTTGTATGCGATCGATAAGAACGGAATTTTTATCCTCTCGGAAGGTAAAGGGTTAGAAGCAATAGGCAAAAAACCGGGAGAGGTAGTCGGACAATCGGTGTTTGACTTGTATGTCGATCGACCGGATATTTTAGAGCAAATTAACCATGTTTTGGCAGGTGCGGAAGGAAGCTGGATAACCGATTTTGGCAGCGTAATTTTTGAAAATAAAGCAACACCGTTGCGAGATATAAACGGACAGAAGCTCGGTCTAATCGGTACAGCGACTGATATTACTTGTCGCGTCAAAGCAGAAGTTGAACTGACCCAACAAGTTCAACGAGAAAAGCTGTTAAATCGCCTGACTAACCAAATTCGCAATTCTTTAGATTTCAATACCGTAATTGAAACAGCAGTACAAGAAATCCAGCAATTTTTACTGCTCGATCGCTGCCAATTTGTTTGGTATTTACACGAGACATCAGAACCTTATTGGGATGTAGAGAAAGAAGCTCGCCATTCAGAATTACCTGACTTAAGAGGGCGCTATAAGGCACACAAAATAGGTGCTTTGGCAGAGCAGCTATTACGCTTGGAAATACTGCAAATTGATGATGTAGAAAATGTCAGCGAGCCTGAATGGAAACATCTGCTTTCTTCTCTCGGTTTTAGCTCAATTTTAGCAATGCCGACCCGCTCTCTCAATGGTGCGATCGCCGTGATTAATTGCGTTCGTACCGAAGTGGCTCGACCTTGGAACAAGAGTGAAGTAGAATTGCTTTCTGCTGTAATGAATCAATTGGCGATCGCGATTAACCAAGCCGAACTCTACGCCGAAGCCAAAGAAAAAGCAGAAGAATTAGAACGCAGCTTGCACAAACTCAAAACTACCCAAGCTCAACTAATTCACACAGAGAAAATTTCCAATTTAGGACAACTTGTGGCTGGAATCGCTCATGAAGTGAATAATCCTGTTGCCTTTATCTGCGGCAATTTGCATATCGGTATTCGTTACACCGCCGATTTGCTCAAACATCTGGAACTTTATCGTACCATCTATCCTAATCCCCCAGTTGAAATTGAAGAACACGCCGCTCAAATAGACCTCGATTTTATAACTGAAGATTTGCCCAAAATGCTCTCTTCTATGGTATTTGGAACCGATCGCATCCGGGACATCATGCAGTCGCTACGCAACTTTTCGCGGGTAGAAGAAACATATGCAAAACCAGTGAATATTCATGAAGGTTTAGATAGCACTTTGACAATTTTGCAGCATCGTTTGAAAAAGCAATGCAAACGTCCTGCTATTAAAGTGATTAAAGAATATGGTGACTTACCGCTTATTGAGTGCTATTCCGGACAATTGAATCAAGTGTTTATGAATATTTTAGCTAACGCGATCGATGCCTTCGATGAATATAACTCGACGCGGAAATATGCCGATATCGAACGCAATCCCAACATGATTTTAATTCGGACTGAAATGTTAGATGACTTTCATGTCGTCATTCGCATTAAAGACAATGGTCCAGGTATACCGGAGAGCGTAGTATCTCACTTGTTCGACCCATTTTTTACAACTAAGCCAACAGGTAAAGGTACAGGTTTGGGATTGTCTATTAGCCATCAAATTGTGACCGAAATTCACAAAGGTCAAATCCGGTGTATTTCCGCTGCGGGACAAGGAACAGAGTTTGCGATCGAAATTCCCATCGAGCAACAACCTACTCTCCACCAGTGTACAGCTTGTTGA
- the argF gene encoding ornithine carbamoyltransferase gives METLKGRDLLSLADLSADELQELLQLAAQMKAGKVNWRCNKVLGLLFYKASTRTRVSFSVAMYQLGGQVIDLNPNVTQVSRGEPLVDTARVLDRYLDILAVRTFDQKDLQLFADCAKIPVINALSDTEHPCQVLADLLTVQECYGSVKGVTLAYLGDGNNMANSLILGCAMMGMNVRVATPPEYQPDLAIVEQARAIAGDSAQVMLTDDPIAAAKDACVLYTDVWASMGQEDSASSRIPIFQPYQVNQELLSIADKHAIVLHCLPAHRGEEITDEVIEGSQSMVWDQAENRMHAQKALLASLLGADD, from the coding sequence ATGGAAACATTGAAAGGACGAGATTTACTGAGTCTGGCAGACCTGAGTGCAGACGAGTTACAGGAACTCCTGCAATTGGCAGCGCAGATGAAAGCAGGAAAGGTAAACTGGCGGTGTAACAAAGTTTTGGGGTTGCTGTTCTACAAAGCTTCCACGAGAACGCGGGTGAGTTTTTCGGTAGCGATGTACCAATTGGGAGGTCAGGTGATCGACCTCAATCCCAATGTCACGCAAGTGAGTCGGGGAGAACCTTTGGTGGATACGGCGCGAGTTCTCGATCGCTATTTGGACATTTTGGCGGTGAGGACGTTTGACCAAAAAGATCTGCAACTATTTGCTGACTGTGCCAAGATTCCAGTGATCAACGCTCTCAGCGATACGGAACACCCCTGTCAAGTTTTAGCAGATTTATTAACGGTTCAAGAATGCTATGGCTCAGTCAAGGGTGTGACTTTGGCATATTTAGGCGATGGCAATAATATGGCAAATTCCCTGATTTTGGGTTGCGCGATGATGGGGATGAATGTGAGGGTTGCTACACCGCCGGAATACCAGCCAGATCTTGCCATTGTAGAACAGGCACGAGCCATTGCGGGCGATTCAGCACAAGTGATGCTGACAGATGACCCTATTGCGGCGGCAAAGGATGCTTGCGTGCTTTACACTGATGTCTGGGCTAGCATGGGTCAGGAGGATTCCGCTAGTAGCCGCATACCCATTTTTCAACCTTATCAGGTCAATCAAGAATTGTTGAGCATTGCTGACAAACACGCGATCGTTCTTCACTGTCTACCAGCTCACCGTGGCGAAGAAATTACCGATGAAGTAATCGAAGGTTCCCAGTCAATGGTTTGGGATCAGGCAGAAAATCGAATGCACGCGCAAAAGGCGCTGCTTGCTAGTTTACTAGGGGCTGACGATTAG
- the lexA gene encoding transcriptional repressor LexA, whose protein sequence is METLTEAQKELYDWLVEYIRQHQYAPSIRQMMLAMNLKSPAPVQSRLEHLRKKGYIEWSDGKARTIKILQQRSEGVPILGTIAAGGLVEPFTDAVERLDISTVLLPDKTFALRVVGDSMIEELIAEGDVVMMRPISDPNLVKNGTIVAARVEGKGTTLKRFYKRGDRITLKPANPKYTPIEALADQVQVQGVLVGVWRGYDPPAKSSSRRR, encoded by the coding sequence ATGGAAACTCTCACAGAAGCTCAAAAGGAACTGTACGACTGGCTGGTGGAGTACATTCGCCAGCATCAATATGCTCCTTCGATTCGACAAATGATGCTGGCGATGAACCTGAAGTCGCCCGCACCGGTACAAAGTCGTCTGGAACATTTGCGAAAAAAAGGATACATTGAATGGTCTGATGGAAAAGCCCGCACGATTAAGATACTGCAACAGCGCTCGGAAGGTGTGCCGATTTTGGGTACGATCGCAGCTGGCGGTTTGGTGGAACCGTTCACCGATGCAGTAGAAAGACTGGATATTTCCACTGTGTTATTGCCAGACAAAACTTTTGCACTGCGGGTAGTCGGCGACAGCATGATCGAAGAGCTGATTGCAGAAGGGGATGTGGTGATGATGCGACCGATATCAGATCCAAATCTGGTCAAAAACGGCACAATTGTAGCGGCAAGGGTGGAAGGAAAGGGCACTACCCTGAAACGCTTCTACAAGAGGGGCGATCGCATCACCCTTAAACCTGCCAATCCCAAATACACACCAATTGAAGCTCTAGCCGATCAAGTGCAAGTACAAGGCGTATTGGTTGGTGTCTGGCGCGGTTACGATCCACCCGCCAAATCATCAAGCAGGCGAAGATAG
- a CDS encoding AmpG family muropeptide MFS transporter gives MAALLLLGFSAGMPLFMTGTTLQPWMKEQGVDLSTIGFFSLVGLPYSLKFLWSPLLDRFVPPFLGRRRGWMFLTQLLLVLAIATLAIQKPAQALQFVALNAVLIAFFSATQDIAIDAYRTDVLEKLELGAGVGVYVLGYRIALLVTGSLAFILADRLPWPVVYLLMAAFMTIGLAASIFAPEPVSDNIRPPSLEEAVILPFLEFFQRNGWLQGALILLFIVFYKFGDSLLSNMSRLFLLDVGFTKTDIGAIQGGMGLVATIVGTLAGGAILSKIGINRSLWLFGGLQALSNLGYFAISQLGQNYQMLVLTINIENFCGGLGTAAFLGFLTTLCNQRFSATQYALLSSFMAFSRDILVAPAGSIAQSTGWSVFFLITIAAALPGLLLLPVFAPWNSEPVAMPRPGLDDKPDFDA, from the coding sequence ATGGCGGCTCTTTTATTATTGGGATTTTCGGCAGGAATGCCCTTGTTCATGACAGGCACTACTCTGCAACCCTGGATGAAGGAACAAGGCGTAGATCTCAGTACCATTGGGTTCTTTAGTTTGGTGGGTTTGCCCTACTCGTTGAAGTTTCTGTGGTCGCCTTTACTCGATCGATTTGTGCCCCCATTTTTGGGAAGGCGTCGCGGCTGGATGTTTTTAACGCAATTGCTTCTAGTGTTGGCGATCGCAACTCTAGCTATCCAAAAACCGGCCCAAGCTCTACAATTCGTAGCTCTCAACGCTGTATTGATTGCTTTCTTCAGCGCTACGCAAGATATCGCTATTGACGCATATCGCACCGACGTTCTGGAAAAACTAGAACTCGGAGCTGGTGTAGGAGTTTACGTTTTAGGTTATCGCATTGCGCTGCTAGTCACAGGTTCGCTGGCATTTATCCTTGCCGATCGTCTGCCTTGGCCTGTAGTTTATTTATTGATGGCTGCTTTTATGACGATCGGTTTGGCTGCCTCGATTTTCGCACCAGAACCCGTCTCGGACAACATACGACCGCCATCATTAGAAGAAGCAGTCATATTGCCATTTTTAGAATTTTTCCAGCGTAACGGTTGGTTGCAAGGTGCATTAATTCTGTTATTCATAGTTTTCTACAAATTCGGGGATTCTTTACTTAGTAATATGTCCAGGCTGTTTTTGCTCGATGTTGGCTTTACCAAAACCGACATTGGCGCAATACAGGGTGGTATGGGTTTGGTGGCGACAATTGTGGGAACTCTAGCAGGTGGCGCAATTCTCAGCAAAATCGGAATTAATCGATCGCTTTGGCTATTCGGTGGCTTGCAAGCATTAAGTAACTTGGGTTATTTTGCCATATCCCAGCTAGGCCAAAATTATCAGATGTTGGTGCTGACTATTAATATCGAAAACTTCTGTGGGGGATTGGGAACAGCAGCTTTTCTGGGCTTTTTGACCACTCTTTGCAACCAGCGCTTTTCTGCTACTCAGTATGCTTTGCTTTCTAGCTTTATGGCTTTCAGTCGCGATATCTTGGTAGCACCAGCCGGTTCGATCGCACAAAGCACTGGTTGGTCTGTATTTTTCCTCATCACCATTGCTGCGGCTTTACCAGGTTTACTGTTGCTGCCGGTGTTTGCGCCCTGGAATTCTGAGCCTGTAGCGATGCCAAGACCCGGACTGGATGATAAGCCCGATTTTGATGCTTAG
- a CDS encoding GNAT family N-acetyltransferase, with product MLLLPDYQLYVGSSLDRSVLVKFMQQTYQELFPGGNISHLADTVDRYFSKDTPLWLVEFLDKGEDDPDRLPSNKNSFLPSPRDGGIEGGKEKRGYSHRVACLWMGNAIDQVSGDRHAHIFLLYVLPEHRRQGIATALIGLGEEWAKARGDRQIGLQVFLVNQPAVNLYSKLGFQTHSLWMVKPIKKMLRTPAFQPGDES from the coding sequence ATGCTGCTGCTCCCAGACTATCAGCTTTATGTTGGGTCAAGTTTGGATCGATCTGTGCTGGTAAAGTTTATGCAGCAAACTTACCAGGAGCTTTTTCCAGGTGGCAATATTTCCCATTTGGCTGATACTGTCGATCGATATTTTTCCAAAGATACGCCGCTTTGGTTAGTGGAATTTTTAGATAAGGGGGAAGACGATCCCGATCGACTTCCCAGCAATAAAAATTCTTTCTTACCTTCCCCCCGTGACGGGGGGATTGAGGGGGGTAAGGAGAAGCGAGGATACTCGCATCGGGTAGCTTGCTTGTGGATGGGTAATGCGATCGATCAGGTGTCTGGCGATCGTCATGCCCATATTTTTTTGCTTTACGTACTGCCAGAACATCGCCGTCAGGGTATCGCTACAGCTCTGATAGGGCTGGGTGAGGAGTGGGCCAAAGCAAGGGGCGATCGCCAAATTGGTCTTCAGGTATTTCTTGTCAACCAACCTGCTGTGAATTTATACAGCAAGTTGGGCTTCCAAACACACTCCCTTTGGATGGTTAAACCTATCAAAAAGATGCTGAGAACCCCCGCGTTTCAACCGGGGGATGAAAGCTAG
- a CDS encoding transposase yields MNAPTNESAAEIARLVKGRASKLLRDEFPHLKKLPSLWSPSYFVATTEQVSTEIVKKYIEGQKGK; encoded by the coding sequence ATCAATGCCCCTACCAACGAATCAGCTGCTGAAATTGCGCGATTGGTCAAAGGACGGGCTTCTAAGCTACTTAGAGACGAATTTCCTCATCTTAAAAAACTGCCAAGCTTGTGGAGCCCAAGTTACTTCGTTGCCACCACTGAACAGGTTTCAACCGAGATCGTGAAAAAATACATTGAAGGGCAAAAGGGAAAGTAA